A genome region from Paenibacillus pabuli includes the following:
- a CDS encoding WIAG-tail domain, translated as MSKKGNKKVPTPKLRHVSPKFKELELTERRAGTMNSGLTQNREERLNTNKLDSRASQASEESIYESTEFPASTNELEDLDIANETKEPEPVASDSEDIQMQDSPEKQIQVSSVASLALEEQNIIQQETTGKDRLEILNQNQMPGHTGHYIYTDDLSDFAVTESKLSPFSVDASKLKAGAVGSEALQDYAVTSIHIADGAIVSAKLAEASVSEEHLIDGSVSGHKIRNASIAGEKIKDGSITSQKLGNQVIDSSKIADGSIGTRHLSRMLVTEDLIKNHAVTGDKIAISGVDTRHLTGGAVHTSKLADDAVTTSKIREGAVTGSKIEEQSIESHHIQDGAIKQTHLAEGAVGRSQLSIGSIGSDQIEDGSIQTRHLAEGSLSGKHLLDGSIGSNQIRAQAVGKDQLGRGEVGSEHLAEGAVTSSKLADQSVGTAKLLEQSITASKISDQSVIASKIADEAIQAKHLAKGSIRAEHIVNRGITPVHVDNAAIHSIHIASGSIEAPHLSTGSVSGEALADGAVSERHLAEAAVGTYELQDAAVTDVKLADGSVTTEKLGTASVSSRALAPGSVASSHLAGGSVTGTHLAPGSVGSEALRPYAVKAEHLTEHAVGVPHLQPGSVETDAIARAAVTTDKLAPGSITSAQLAGGSIFPPHLTDHSVTSPKLSPESVATDKLADFAVTSAKLADGSVTSSKIMAESINAKHIPAGTIRGYHLKQHAVSLEHLSEEIRSPELFADGSITGSKLRHGSITADHLTADSVSGTELQEGAIGSEHLQPSIVLSEHLADGSVKSDHLDHHVVNSQHLKPDIIHAEHIAEQVITSHHLAPGSVETDHLAPLSITAAHLQPGLISGLHLQAESTSAVHLQQGAVHSRHIQDGEILPHHIHERSIGTSHLEEEAVSTIILQEGSVTGSKLASGSVDGSKLVAGTIEATHIADESVQSRHIQEGAILANHIQESSIGTTHLEEESVSAVHLQDGSVTSAKLADGSISGSKLLEGTITAAHIATESVQSEHIQADAIHADHIQERSIGTVHLEEEAVSAIHLQNGSVTSAKLADGSVSGSKLLEDAVSGIHITSESIQSRHIQEGAILADHIQERSIGTPHLEEEAVSAIHLQNGSVISTKLADGSVNGSKLLEGAVSDLHIADHSVQSRHIQEGAIQASHIQECSIGTTHLDEESVSAIHLQNGSVTSAKLADSSVSGSKLLDGTISGVHIASESVQSVHIQAGAIRADHLQERSIGTVHLDEEAVSAVHLQNGSVTSAKLADGSVSGSKLLEDAVSGVHLASGSVQSHHIQDGTILAGHVQENSIGTVHLQEEAINAVHLQNGSVTSAKLADGSVSSSKLLENAVSDVHIADGTVQSRHIQEKAIHADHIQERSIGISHLKAESVSAIHLHNGSITSAKLADGSVNSNKLLEGAVAAIHLSDKSVQSRHIQDGTILADHIQERSIRTAHLEEELVSGIHLQNGSVTSAKLADGSVNGSKLAEQSITSNHLNAGIVGPAHLSEEIWNAIRQFSGETLEQLAAIKRQEALLQGEREAVQPAQPAALEELPSTDLKETPTFQTLGQELGQQEQEQPSQVNQLGETVTDSLMAADVVQPQLQQPQPELPQEIDKIAEFKLSEQAVKQEHLGEGAVGSSQLQHGAVGPEHLSFQPVRSVSRQPVVQQFGMEAFILPEDEECVEVTVAFEQSFASEHYVIVGMSNDRGFQVSLLSQSEDEAVLEVFRTAGCKHTYGLLSWIAAGPLN; from the coding sequence GTCTAACCCAGAATAGGGAAGAGCGCTTGAATACGAATAAACTGGATTCGAGAGCGAGTCAGGCATCGGAAGAATCCATATATGAATCAACGGAATTCCCTGCTTCTACGAACGAGCTGGAAGACCTGGATATCGCAAACGAAACGAAGGAGCCGGAACCCGTAGCATCGGATAGCGAGGATATCCAGATGCAAGATAGCCCGGAAAAGCAGATTCAGGTTAGCAGTGTGGCTTCGCTTGCTCTGGAGGAGCAAAATATCATCCAGCAGGAGACCACAGGCAAAGACCGGTTGGAGATTCTGAACCAGAACCAGATGCCGGGCCATACCGGACACTATATCTACACGGATGATCTGAGTGATTTTGCGGTTACGGAGAGCAAGCTGTCTCCATTCTCCGTGGATGCTTCCAAGTTGAAAGCAGGTGCAGTCGGCAGTGAAGCATTGCAGGATTATGCAGTGACGAGCATTCATATTGCTGATGGGGCGATTGTCTCCGCCAAACTTGCAGAGGCTTCGGTTTCCGAGGAACATCTGATTGATGGCTCTGTGTCCGGTCACAAAATACGCAATGCGTCCATTGCCGGCGAGAAAATCAAAGACGGCAGCATTACTTCGCAGAAGCTTGGCAATCAGGTCATCGATTCGTCCAAGATCGCCGATGGTTCCATCGGCACAAGGCATCTCAGCCGCATGCTGGTTACGGAAGACTTGATCAAGAATCATGCCGTAACTGGAGATAAGATCGCCATCAGTGGCGTGGATACCCGGCATCTCACGGGTGGCGCCGTGCATACGTCCAAATTGGCTGACGATGCAGTGACTACATCCAAAATTCGTGAAGGTGCTGTCACAGGCAGCAAGATCGAAGAACAATCCATCGAGTCTCACCATATTCAGGATGGTGCAATTAAACAAACACATCTGGCAGAAGGAGCGGTCGGTCGTTCACAATTGTCTATTGGAAGTATTGGAAGTGACCAGATCGAGGATGGATCCATACAAACCAGACACTTGGCTGAGGGTTCGCTCAGTGGAAAGCATTTGCTGGATGGTTCCATCGGTTCGAACCAGATTCGTGCTCAGGCGGTGGGCAAGGATCAGCTGGGCAGAGGGGAAGTCGGCAGTGAACACTTGGCAGAGGGAGCCGTAACCAGCAGCAAACTGGCAGACCAGTCAGTTGGAACCGCGAAATTGCTAGAGCAGTCGATTACGGCTTCCAAGATCTCAGACCAAAGTGTCATTGCGTCCAAAATTGCGGATGAAGCTATACAGGCCAAACATCTTGCCAAAGGCTCCATTCGTGCAGAACATATTGTTAATCGGGGAATTACACCGGTCCATGTGGATAATGCTGCAATTCACTCCATTCACATTGCAAGTGGAAGCATTGAGGCACCTCATCTGTCTACCGGAAGTGTGTCCGGGGAAGCTCTTGCAGATGGCGCGGTATCCGAGCGGCATCTGGCTGAGGCTGCGGTGGGTACGTATGAATTACAGGATGCTGCAGTGACAGACGTGAAGCTTGCGGATGGAAGTGTGACAACAGAAAAATTGGGAACGGCATCGGTTAGCAGCAGAGCGCTCGCTCCGGGAAGCGTCGCATCCTCGCATCTTGCAGGTGGTAGTGTTACGGGTACACATCTGGCTCCAGGAAGTGTGGGGTCCGAGGCCCTGAGACCTTATGCCGTGAAAGCGGAGCATCTGACAGAACATGCCGTAGGTGTCCCTCACCTTCAGCCGGGCAGTGTTGAAACGGATGCCATTGCACGTGCGGCAGTCACAACGGACAAATTGGCTCCTGGCAGCATAACTTCGGCCCAGCTGGCTGGAGGGTCCATTTTTCCGCCGCATCTGACAGATCATTCGGTTACCTCCCCGAAGCTCTCACCAGAGAGTGTTGCTACGGATAAATTGGCGGACTTTGCTGTCACTTCAGCCAAACTGGCAGATGGCAGCGTGACTTCTTCCAAGATCATGGCAGAAAGCATTAACGCCAAGCATATTCCCGCCGGAACCATACGTGGTTATCATTTGAAGCAGCATGCTGTCTCACTGGAACATTTATCGGAGGAAATACGTTCGCCGGAGTTGTTTGCCGATGGCAGTATCACAGGCAGCAAACTGCGTCATGGGTCCATCACTGCAGACCATTTAACCGCAGACTCGGTATCGGGGACAGAATTACAAGAGGGTGCCATAGGCAGTGAACATCTGCAGCCATCCATTGTGCTTTCCGAGCATCTGGCAGACGGCAGTGTGAAGTCTGACCATCTGGATCATCATGTCGTGAACTCACAGCATCTGAAGCCAGACATTATTCATGCGGAGCATATTGCTGAACAGGTCATTACCTCCCATCACCTGGCTCCGGGGTCTGTCGAAACAGACCATCTGGCACCTTTATCCATCACAGCGGCTCACCTTCAACCCGGCTTGATCAGTGGGTTACACCTTCAGGCAGAGTCGACAAGTGCGGTTCATCTGCAGCAGGGGGCTGTACATTCCCGCCATATTCAAGATGGTGAAATTCTTCCACATCATATCCATGAACGCAGCATCGGAACGTCTCATCTGGAGGAAGAAGCGGTAAGTACAATTATACTCCAGGAAGGATCCGTAACAGGCTCCAAACTGGCAAGTGGCAGTGTCGATGGCAGCAAATTGGTCGCAGGAACGATAGAGGCCACTCACATTGCAGACGAAAGTGTGCAGTCCCGTCATATCCAGGAGGGAGCCATCCTCGCGAATCATATTCAGGAGAGCAGTATTGGCACAACTCATCTGGAAGAGGAGTCGGTAAGTGCGGTTCATTTGCAAGATGGGTCGGTAACGAGTGCCAAGCTGGCGGACGGCAGCATAAGCGGCAGCAAATTGCTGGAAGGTACGATCACTGCAGCTCATATCGCAACGGAAAGTGTGCAATCGGAGCATATTCAGGCAGATGCGATCCATGCAGATCATATTCAGGAGCGCAGCATCGGCACAGTCCATCTGGAAGAAGAAGCCGTAAGTGCAATTCACCTGCAAAATGGGTCTGTGACGAGTGCCAAACTGGCCGACGGCAGCGTGAGTGGAAGTAAACTGCTTGAAGATGCGGTATCCGGTATCCATATCACCTCCGAAAGTATACAGTCCCGTCATATTCAGGAAGGAGCGATCCTTGCTGATCATATCCAGGAGCGGAGCATTGGTACACCTCATCTGGAAGAGGAAGCGGTAAGTGCGATTCATTTGCAAAATGGATCTGTAATCAGCACCAAGCTGGCCGACGGCAGTGTAAACGGAAGCAAGCTGCTCGAAGGAGCGGTATCGGATCTTCACATTGCTGATCATAGTGTGCAATCCCGCCATATCCAGGAGGGGGCCATCCAAGCCAGCCACATTCAAGAGTGCAGCATTGGAACAACCCATCTGGATGAGGAGTCGGTGAGTGCAATCCATTTGCAAAATGGATCTGTAACAAGTGCCAAACTGGCCGACAGCAGCGTGAGCGGCAGCAAGCTGCTGGATGGAACGATATCCGGAGTTCATATCGCATCGGAAAGTGTGCAATCCGTGCATATTCAGGCAGGTGCCATCCGTGCAGATCACCTTCAGGAGCGGAGCATTGGCACGGTCCATCTGGATGAGGAAGCCGTAAGTGCGGTTCACCTGCAAAATGGGTCCGTGACGAGTGCCAAACTGGCCGACGGCAGCGTGAGCGGCAGCAAATTGCTTGAAGATGCCGTATCGGGAGTTCATCTTGCATCAGGAAGTGTGCAGTCCCACCACATTCAGGATGGAACCATCCTCGCTGGTCATGTCCAGGAGAATAGTATCGGCACAGTCCACCTGCAAGAAGAAGCCATAAATGCGGTCCATCTGCAAAATGGGTCTGTAACAAGTGCCAAACTGGCTGATGGCAGCGTGAGCAGCAGCAAATTGCTTGAAAATGCCGTATCCGATGTTCATATCGCAGACGGTACTGTGCAATCCCGGCATATCCAGGAGAAAGCCATCCATGCCGATCATATTCAGGAGCGGAGCATTGGAATTTCCCATCTGAAAGCCGAATCGGTAAGTGCGATTCATCTGCACAATGGTTCGATCACCAGTGCGAAACTCGCCGATGGCAGTGTAAACAGCAACAAATTGCTTGAAGGTGCAGTAGCGGCTATCCATCTGTCAGACAAAAGCGTGCAATCCCGGCATATCCAGGATGGAACGATTCTGGCTGATCATATTCAGGAACGCAGTATCCGCACTGCTCATTTGGAAGAAGAATTGGTCAGCGGGATTCATCTGCAAAATGGATCCGTAACGAGTGCTAAACTGGCCGACGGCAGCGTAAACGGAAGCAAATTGGCTGAACAAAGCATCACCTCTAATCACTTGAACGCAGGCATTGTAGGCCCGGCGCATCTGAGCGAAGAGATCTGGAATGCAATTCGTCAGTTTAGTGGAGAAACGCTGGAGCAGCTGGCAGCGATCAAACGGCAGGAAGCGCTGCTTCAGGGTGAACGTGAGGCTGTACAGCCAGCACAACCGGCAGCTCTCGAGGAGCTGCCGAGTACGGATCTGAAGGAAACTCCGACATTCCAGACTTTGGGTCAGGAGCTGGGACAACAAGAACAGGAACAGCCATCGCAAGTCAACCAGCTTGGAGAGACCGTGACGGATTCCTTGATGGCAGCAGATGTGGTCCAGCCACAGTTACAGCAGCCACAACCTGAACTTCCGCAGGAAATCGATAAAATTGCGGAGTTTAAACTGAGCGAGCAAGCGGTGAAGCAGGAGCATCTGGGAGAAGGTGCTGTTGGAAGCAGCCAGCTGCAGCATGGAGCAGTCGGTCCTGAACACCTGTCATTCCAGCCGGTTCGCAGTGTCAGTCGTCAGCCGGTCGTTCAGCAGTTCGGCATGGAAGCCTTTATCCTGCCCGAAGATGAAGAATGCGTTGAGGTAACCGTAGCATTTGAGCAATCATTTGCATCAGAACATTATGTGATCGTAGGAATGAGTAATGATCGCGGATTCCAGGTGTCACTGCTGTCCCAGAGTGAGGATGAAGCGGTATTGGAAGTGTTCCGTACGGCTGGATGCAAGCACACCTATGGTTTGTTATCCTGGATTGCAGCAGGTCCTTTGAATTAA